TTTTAATGCCATCATCTGGGATGAAAACTATTCAAAAAGTTTGGGTATAAAAACTTGGACACTTAGAGTATATGCAATTTTCATCGCCTCACTATTAACTTCTGTTGCAACGGCTTTTTATGGAGTTATTGGCTTTGTTGGATTAGTTGCACCCCATGTTATAAAAATCATTTATCCACATGCAAAACATCACTTTTTATTTCTTTCTTCATCATTTCTTGGTGGTGTTTTTTTAATGTGTTCAGATTTATTAGCAAGACAAATTCTATCTCCAATAAATCTGCCTGTTGGAATATTAACTGCATTTGTTGGTGTTCCACTATTTTTATATATTATTATAAGGAAATCACTAAATGATAGAACTAGATAAAATTAACTTTTCAGTAAAAAAGAAGAAAATATTAAAAGAGATAAGTTTTAATAGTCAGGAGAATAATCTTATAGCCATTATTGGACCAAATGGAAGTGGTAAATCAACTTTATTAAAAGTGCTTAGAAACCTACTTTGTAAAGATTCAGGTGACATAAATCTATATGAAAAAAAACTAGAATCTTATTCCAATAAAGAGCTTGCTAAACTTATTTCTTATCTTCCTCAAACTACAAAAGCTGTAAATTGTTTAGTTGAAGACTGCATTTTACTTGGGAGAAAACCTCATATGAAGATTCTCCCTTCTAAAGAAGATAAATGTAAGTGTGAAGAAGTTATTAAAAGTCTGAATCTTGAAAAGTTAGCAAAAGAGAATATTTTAAACTTAAGTGGAGGACAGCTTCAGAAGGTTCTTATCGGAAGGTCATTAGTACAAGACTCAAACGTCCTCTTCCTTGATGAGCCCATAAATCATCTTGATATAAAAAATCAACTTGAGATAATGAATTTGACTAAAAAAGTAACCTATGAAAAAAGTTTACTTACATTTGTAGTTTTACATGACTTGAATTTAGCCTTTAAATATGCAAATGATATTTTATTATTAAAAGAGGGAAAGATAATATTTTTTGGTAAAAAAAGCGAACTAAAAGAACAAATATTAAGAGATACATATGATGTAGATTTAAGAATCATAAATCATGAAAATGAGATAAAAGTAGTTTATTAAAAGAAATATTATATAATCTCACCATGAAAAATAATATTGAAGATAAAGACTGTATAGCAAATTGGATATCTAAAGTACATTTAAAATCAAAAAACAATTTTACACAAAAAATAAAAAAGTATAATTTAACTGTTGAGCAAAGGGTAATTCTATTACTTTTATTTGAAAATAAGTCAATGACTCAAAGTGAAATCTGTAAGGAAACAGTATCTGAGTCTTCAAATGTAACAGTAACACTTAAAAGAATGGAACAAAATGGCTATATCATAAAATCAAAGCATCCAAAGGATAAAAGAACAACTCTTATTCATCCAACTCAAAAAGCATATGATATTGAGTTTGAGTTAAAACAAATAGGTGTTGAAAGTTTAGATTATATCCTTGAAGATGTAAGTAAAGAAGACCATGATATTGCAATTAAGGTTTTAAAAGAAATTTACAAAAAAATATTAAAACAAGAGTTTGAAGAATTATTATAATTTATTTTTCGACCTACAAAATAAAAGCATTTTAAAATCCTACAAATAAAGGGGTTATCTGTAACAGAAAATAAAGGGAGTGTTAAAAATTCTGTATAGTCTTTCCCTAAACCTCTTATATTTGGAACACAACTTTAAGTTTTAGTTAAAAGTTCCAAAACTACAGATTGTTGAACTTATAAATAAGGTTGAGTCAAAAGACTAAATTATAACGAAAATCAGTCTTAATGGAAACATTGTATCTGAAAAGTTATGCTATCTTCGATACTATTGCAGTTAAAAAAGATAATTTATAGATGTCTATAAAAAATACAAAAACATGTCTAAGATGTTCATCTAATTCAACTATAAATATGAAATTAGTTTAACTTTCTAAATCTGAAATAACCTTATTTCTACCATTTTCTTTTGCTTCATATAAATACTCATCAACTCTTTTGATAAGTGTTTGAATATTATCAGTTCTTTTTACCTCTGTAACTCCAACACTTATTGTTTTATGTTTAACAACATCAAACTTATATTCTTCTACACTTGCTCTTAGATTTTGGGCAAAATGGCTAGCTCCTTTTATATCTGTATCTATACAAATAATCATAAACTCTTCACCACCCCATCTTCCAACAATATCTGTTTTTCTGCCATGTTTTTTTAAAATTTTAGATAATTCTATTAAAACACTATCTCCAACTTGATGACCATAGTTGTCATTGACTGATTTGAATTTATCAATATCAATTAATATAATTGAAAATATATCATTATGTCTGGTAAACCTATTCATCTCATTTTCTAAAGATTCATCTAACTTCACTCTATTATATAGTTGAGTGAGTTTATCAGTTTGAGATATAATTTCTATTTGTTTTTTATCAGTAATATCTTCACTTAAAGATGTATAACTCTCAACAACTTTATTATCAAACGATAAATTAGGGAGTATATTTGTTTTTAGCCAATAAACACTACCATCTTTTGTTTTATTTTGTAAATCACCACTCCACACAAATCCATTTGTTATTTTACTCCATAAGTCTTTATAAACTTTATCATCCATTTCACCACTTTTAAAGATAGATGGTTTTTCCCCAATTAATTCTTCCTTCTTGTAACCACTTACATTGCATAAAGCACTACTTACATCAGTGATCTTTTTATTCGTACCAACTGTCATTGTAATAACATACTTATCTATGGTATCAATATATCTTAAATTTTCACTGTAAAGTTTATTCGTAGTCATATAAATTTTAGATACTGGATATGAAATAATTAATCCAATAGGAAGTGAAATCAATAGAATAATTATGCCCAAAGTATAAGCATAAGATATATTATCAGTTTTAACATTTTTTAAATATTCATCTTTTACTTTTAATAATAATCTTATGTTTTCATTATTTGTAAAAGTATCTTTTAAAGGAAAAATATACCCAAACTCATTAAAGGTATTTGAACTAAATGCATCTTCTGAGATATCAGGAAATTCACTAAAAACAGTATGTCCGTTATTAAGATATTTTCCCCACTCTTTGTTTTGATTTGGGTTTAGAATAAAATTACCCTCATTATCAATAAGATAAACTAAAAACTGATTATTATTTCTAAGTGCTGTAAGAAGTTTTGTCATCTCTACATTAACGATCAATATTCCATAAAACTTTCCCTTGTAGTATACATTTGTTGAAATTCTATATGTTGGTTTTAATGGTTTCTCTATTTCACCATTTTCAACATTTAAATCCAATTTAGAATGCCAATATTCTCCACTTTTTGAGTTAAGTGTTTCTGTAAAATAGTATCTTTTTGATTTATCTTGTAGTTTTTCATCTTTTACTACAAATATATTATTGGTATGTCTTTTTCTATCTAATCTAATTTTTTCTATTCCGTTTTTATCTAAAAATCTAAGTTGAAAAAAATTCTCATTGTTATACATTGAGTTTATAAAAAGATTTTGAACAATATTTTTACTATTTTGGTCTTGATTTTGTATATAATCAATAAACAAATCATTTTTTTGAATAGCTAAAAGAGCATTTTCTACTTTATGAAGGTAGTTATTTATTTTTGTCTTTATCATATTGGATACATATATTGAATTTTTATCAATTTTTTTTTGCTCTAATTCAAAATTGAGATTAAAGTTTAAGTATGTTGTTACAATTGCAACGGCTGCTCCAAATACTAAAAATAATATGATATTTTGAATGTAAAGTAGTTTTATATTTTTTGTTTTCATTTTATTCCTTAAAAGTATCATTGTATCAAAATATTCATTCAAGTATAAAGCAATACCATTAGTTAATAGTAGAACTATTAGAATAAACAGTAGACAAAATGATGAGAATACTATCACAGATGTAGTTAGAAATAAGCTAAAAAATCCAATATAATCTGGCTGAAACTATTAAGATACACAAAGTTTTTATAATCTTTCCCTAAAGCTCTTACTTTTTGAGCAGTTTTTACTAAAAAATAGATTGTTCAAAAAAGAGTTGAAATTTGGAATATGCTCAATAAGTACAGATTGTTGAACTTATGTTTTATAACTCATTTTTTCTCTTATGTAGTGTTGGCATATCACTTAACTATTTTATATAATAAATATAGATATAATAAATAAAAGTTATATTTGAAAGGACTTATATAAAAAATAAATTATACCTATTAAGTTTTTTTATTATTTTAGAATTTTTTTCAATTTCTATTTTATATTTAAATAATGAACAAAGAAGAGAACAAATAATTATATCAGCAAATGAAATTGTTAAAACAAATTATAATAATACATTGAACTCTTTTGAAACAATAGCAAATACTGTTTATAGAGGATATATAGATAATGAAAATGTATTAAAACTATTTGCACAAAAAGATAGAGAAAAATTATACGATTATTTAAAATATGATTATATCTATTTAGAAAGTATTGATTTTAGACAAATACATTTCCATACACCTAAAAATCACTCCTTTTTAAGAATGCATAAACCTGAAAGATATGGGGATGACCTAACTGATATTAGATATAGTGTAAATTTTGTAAATAGTTATAAAGAATCTATATCAGGTCTTGAAATGGGTAGAGTAGTTCCTGGATTTAGGTATGTATATCCCTTGAGTTATAATGATAAACATATTGGAAGTGTGGAGACTTCTTTTAGTGTAAAAGCATTTATTCATAAACTAGAGGAAGTATATGATGTCCATACTCACTTCTTATTAAATAAAGAGGTATTTGAAAAAAAGATATTTGATAATTATAGAAAATATTATGGAATAAGTATAGAATCAGATAAGTATATTACTTTACTAAGAAGCAGCAATGAAAAAACTAAAAAGTTAGAGTCTATATTGCGAAAACTATTTAGAGCAGATTTACAAAAAAAACTTGATGATGGTTTTAAATCCAATAATATATTTGGAGTTGAAATAAAATCTAAGAATATAAAATCTTCTCACAAAATTGCAACATTTTTACTATTAAAAAATATCCAAAAACAGAATATAGGTTACTTTGTAGTATATCAAGATAGTGAAGAATTATTACAATTAAAAAGTGAATTCATAAAATTTCTACTAGTAATAACTTTAATAAATATATTATTAACTTTTATTTTTTATAAAGAAACAACAAAAAAAGAAAAATTTGAAAAAGAAGTTAATTTAAAAACACAGGAACTAAAAGAGCTAAATGAATCACTAGAGAAGAAAATAAAAAAAGAAGTAGAAAAGACAAGACATCAAGAGCAACAATTGTTTGAAATAGAAAAAATGGCACAAATGGGTGAAATGATAGGAAATATAGCACACCAATGGAGACAACCTCTAAGTGTTATTTCAACTTCTGCCTCAGGAGTAAAACTACAACAAGAATTTGGAAACCTGAACAGTGAAAAGTTGATTGAGTATATGGATGGGATTGTTAAAAATACTCAATATTTATCAGAAATTATTGACACATTTAGAGATTTTATTAGGGAAGAAAAGAAACTAGAAGAAATCATTCTCCAAGATACATTAAAAACAGTAATTGAAATTACTCATGCATCATTAAAAAACAATTTTATTGAAGTTCATGAAGAGATAGATTATAAAAATCCAATTAAGATTAAAACTATTTCAAAAGAATTATCACAAGTTCTCATCAATATTTTTAATAATGCAAAGGATGTTATAAAAGAAAGAAAAACTGATAATGCTTGGATTAGAATAAGTCTTAAGAAAACAGATTCAATTGCATATATTACCATAGAAGATAATGCAGGTGGTATTCCAAGAGAAACTATATCTAAAATATTCGACCCATACTTTACAACAAAACATCAATCTATTGGAACAGGTTTAGGATTACATATGAGTAGAAAAATTGTTACAGAGAGTTTAAAAGGTAAACTATATGCTCAAAATAGTAATCATGGAGCACAGTTTACTATTGAACTACCATTGAATTAATTATTATTAGCTTAAAATTATATCTATCTATTTTAGGAACGCTAATATGCTAATTAAAACATAAAATTATGAGATAACCTTCTCCTAAATCTCTTACTTATTGAGCAGTTTTTGCTAATAAAAAGCTATTCTCAAAAAGAGTTGAATTTTTGAACATCTGAAGTAGCCAAATTGGCTACCTCTTTTTAGCTACATCTTTAATTGCTCTATAGATAGTATTACGAGCTACATGAAAAAGCTTAGATAACAAAGCAACAGACTTTCCTTTTTCATGCTGTTTGTATATAACATTCTTTTCTTTAGTAGTAAGAATAGCTTTTCTGCCAAACTGAACACCTTTTTTCTTTGCTGCTTCAATTCCTTCTCTAACACGTTCATTTATTAAATCACGTT
The Arcobacter sp. F155 genome window above contains:
- a CDS encoding diguanylate cyclase; translation: MKTKNIKLLYIQNIILFLVFGAAVAIVTTYLNFNLNFELEQKKIDKNSIYVSNMIKTKINNYLHKVENALLAIQKNDLFIDYIQNQDQNSKNIVQNLFINSMYNNENFFQLRFLDKNGIEKIRLDRKRHTNNIFVVKDEKLQDKSKRYYFTETLNSKSGEYWHSKLDLNVENGEIEKPLKPTYRISTNVYYKGKFYGILIVNVEMTKLLTALRNNNQFLVYLIDNEGNFILNPNQNKEWGKYLNNGHTVFSEFPDISEDAFSSNTFNEFGYIFPLKDTFTNNENIRLLLKVKDEYLKNVKTDNISYAYTLGIIILLISLPIGLIISYPVSKIYMTTNKLYSENLRYIDTIDKYVITMTVGTNKKITDVSSALCNVSGYKKEELIGEKPSIFKSGEMDDKVYKDLWSKITNGFVWSGDLQNKTKDGSVYWLKTNILPNLSFDNKVVESYTSLSEDITDKKQIEIISQTDKLTQLYNRVKLDESLENEMNRFTRHNDIFSIILIDIDKFKSVNDNYGHQVGDSVLIELSKILKKHGRKTDIVGRWGGEEFMIICIDTDIKGASHFAQNLRASVEEYKFDVVKHKTISVGVTEVKRTDNIQTLIKRVDEYLYEAKENGRNKVISDLES
- a CDS encoding ATP-binding protein is translated as MNSFETIANTVYRGYIDNENVLKLFAQKDREKLYDYLKYDYIYLESIDFRQIHFHTPKNHSFLRMHKPERYGDDLTDIRYSVNFVNSYKESISGLEMGRVVPGFRYVYPLSYNDKHIGSVETSFSVKAFIHKLEEVYDVHTHFLLNKEVFEKKIFDNYRKYYGISIESDKYITLLRSSNEKTKKLESILRKLFRADLQKKLDDGFKSNNIFGVEIKSKNIKSSHKIATFLLLKNIQKQNIGYFVVYQDSEELLQLKSEFIKFLLVITLINILLTFIFYKETTKKEKFEKEVNLKTQELKELNESLEKKIKKEVEKTRHQEQQLFEIEKMAQMGEMIGNIAHQWRQPLSVISTSASGVKLQQEFGNLNSEKLIEYMDGIVKNTQYLSEIIDTFRDFIREEKKLEEIILQDTLKTVIEITHASLKNNFIEVHEEIDYKNPIKIKTISKELSQVLINIFNNAKDVIKERKTDNAWIRISLKKTDSIAYITIEDNAGGIPRETISKIFDPYFTTKHQSIGTGLGLHMSRKIVTESLKGKLYAQNSNHGAQFTIELPLN
- a CDS encoding MarR family winged helix-turn-helix transcriptional regulator, which codes for MKNNIEDKDCIANWISKVHLKSKNNFTQKIKKYNLTVEQRVILLLLFENKSMTQSEICKETVSESSNVTVTLKRMEQNGYIIKSKHPKDKRTTLIHPTQKAYDIEFELKQIGVESLDYILEDVSKEDHDIAIKVLKEIYKKILKQEFEELL
- a CDS encoding ABC transporter ATP-binding protein; amino-acid sequence: MIELDKINFSVKKKKILKEISFNSQENNLIAIIGPNGSGKSTLLKVLRNLLCKDSGDINLYEKKLESYSNKELAKLISYLPQTTKAVNCLVEDCILLGRKPHMKILPSKEDKCKCEEVIKSLNLEKLAKENILNLSGGQLQKVLIGRSLVQDSNVLFLDEPINHLDIKNQLEIMNLTKKVTYEKSLLTFVVLHDLNLAFKYANDILLLKEGKIIFFGKKSELKEQILRDTYDVDLRIINHENEIKVVY